From Enterococcus mediterraneensis, the proteins below share one genomic window:
- a CDS encoding GntR family transcriptional regulator, whose amino-acid sequence MKRNRVLYLEVAEKLKADIFSGKYPVGTMLPTETELEQIFDVSKITVRKAIELLAADEYVEKKSGKGTTVLSDRPYNKLSKAASFTQILEKSHLTVQKKLLALDKMMPDRNSLLFGLFGKECIHFQRMYLLENQPYILFDHYLPAEFSDVDEIVFDKESLYRIIHQKGFEIQSFSDDFAAVHLDTAQQDLLQTKETIAMQRIRKSIDRSGKVVEYSEAIYNTAQHPYHIEYEV is encoded by the coding sequence ATGAAAAGAAATCGTGTCCTCTATTTAGAAGTAGCAGAAAAATTAAAAGCAGATATATTTTCTGGAAAATACCCTGTGGGAACGATGTTGCCGACTGAAACAGAATTAGAGCAGATTTTTGACGTTAGCAAGATCACTGTGCGTAAAGCAATCGAGTTATTGGCTGCAGACGAGTATGTTGAAAAGAAGAGCGGAAAAGGTACAACCGTTTTAAGTGATCGACCATACAATAAATTATCTAAAGCGGCGAGTTTTACACAAATATTAGAAAAGTCCCATCTTACCGTACAAAAAAAGTTACTGGCTCTTGATAAAATGATGCCTGACAGAAATTCTCTATTATTTGGATTGTTTGGAAAAGAATGTATCCACTTTCAGCGGATGTACCTTTTAGAAAACCAACCTTATATTCTTTTTGATCATTATTTGCCTGCTGAATTTTCAGACGTTGACGAAATAGTGTTTGATAAAGAGTCTTTATATCGAATTATTCATCAAAAGGGATTTGAGATCCAATCGTTCTCAGATGATTTTGCTGCTGTTCATTTGGATACAGCGCAGCAAGATTTATTGCAAACGAAAGAAACGATCGCGATGCAGCGCATACGCAAGTCGATTGACAGAAGCGGGAAAGTCGTGGAGTACTCTGAAGCGATTTATAACACTGCCCAACATCCTTACCATATTGAATATGAAGTGTGA
- a CDS encoding TVP38/TMEM64 family protein, with product MKERSRKNQILQFLPIVGLLFFFGLAIYGKYIGIFSSTHSLQVFIRQFGSCAVLVFILLQVIQVIVPILPGGISTVAGLVLFGPFLGILYSYIGLVIGAIIGFLLIRKYGVGLAKLFLSPKKFQQFQSIVENNQKTIKRFLIITLLIPFAPDDLICLAAGLTTISFKDYLKILLFFKPWSIAIYGLLMLYLFNKVEAFL from the coding sequence ATGAAAGAACGTTCTAGAAAAAATCAAATCTTGCAGTTTTTACCGATCGTCGGCTTGCTGTTTTTCTTTGGTCTGGCGATTTATGGCAAGTATATAGGAATCTTTAGCTCCACGCATTCACTGCAAGTCTTTATTCGCCAGTTTGGTAGTTGCGCAGTATTGGTTTTTATTCTTTTGCAAGTGATCCAAGTTATCGTGCCGATTTTGCCGGGAGGAATCTCAACAGTCGCTGGATTAGTGCTGTTTGGTCCCTTCCTAGGTATCCTATATAGCTACATTGGGTTAGTTATCGGTGCCATCATCGGTTTTTTACTGATTCGAAAATATGGGGTCGGGCTAGCCAAACTATTCCTATCTCCTAAGAAATTTCAGCAATTTCAAAGCATAGTGGAAAATAATCAAAAAACCATCAAGCGTTTCTTGATCATCACGCTCCTTATTCCGTTTGCCCCTGATGACCTAATTTGTTTGGCTGCAGGATTAACGACGATTTCATTTAAAGATTATTTGAAGATCCTCTTGTTTTTCAAACCATGGTCGATTGCGATCTACGGATTGTTGATGCTGTATTTGTTTAACAAAGTCGAAGCATTTTTGTGA
- a CDS encoding sugar kinase: MKIGAFGEVMLRLTTPEHLLLEQTHHLRMDFTGTGVNLVANLACFGLSSALLTALPDNRLGDAAQANLKSLGIDTQFVVRQHQHMGSYFAEMGFGPRPTQVTYQNRVNSSFGLSKAADYDFAAFAAATDLIHICGISLSLTEKTAEAALQLAKTVHEQGKKVCFDFNFRPSLNQEEGKKEQMKTRYEAILPYCSIVFGSIRDLTDLLQRADRQMLKTPQDEVSVIQAFMKEYGIEWFAGTTRLVNEQKQISGYLVASDAAFQTDPQPLTVLDRIGAGDAYAAGVLLGYAENWSIERTANFALANSLLAHTIQGDVPLTTRQQVERLLTDPHTDLIR, encoded by the coding sequence ATGAAGATTGGGGCATTTGGCGAAGTTATGCTGCGACTAACGACGCCAGAACATTTATTATTGGAACAAACCCATCATTTGCGAATGGATTTTACCGGAACAGGGGTCAACTTAGTAGCAAATCTTGCTTGTTTTGGCTTATCCAGCGCTCTTTTGACAGCGTTGCCGGATAATCGTTTAGGAGACGCCGCTCAAGCCAATTTAAAGAGTCTCGGGATTGATACGCAGTTTGTGGTACGGCAGCATCAGCACATGGGATCATATTTTGCAGAGATGGGATTTGGTCCGCGTCCGACGCAAGTGACTTATCAAAACCGCGTCAACAGCTCTTTTGGTCTGTCGAAGGCGGCAGATTATGACTTTGCGGCTTTTGCTGCAGCAACGGATCTGATCCACATTTGCGGGATCTCACTCAGTTTGACGGAAAAAACGGCTGAAGCAGCACTTCAGCTGGCAAAAACAGTTCATGAGCAAGGGAAAAAAGTCTGCTTTGATTTCAATTTCCGTCCCAGCTTGAATCAGGAAGAAGGCAAAAAAGAACAGATGAAAACTCGCTATGAAGCGATTCTGCCTTACTGTTCCATCGTCTTCGGTTCGATTCGTGATCTGACGGATCTGCTGCAAAGAGCGGATCGTCAAATGCTAAAGACACCGCAAGATGAGGTCAGTGTCATCCAAGCATTTATGAAAGAGTACGGCATCGAATGGTTCGCTGGGACTACTCGTCTGGTAAACGAACAGAAACAGATCAGCGGCTATTTGGTGGCCTCTGATGCGGCTTTTCAAACAGACCCTCAGCCTTTGACGGTGTTGGATCGAATCGGTGCCGGTGATGCGTATGCAGCAGGAGTCTTGCTGGGGTATGCGGAAAACTGGTCGATCGAACGAACTGCAAACTTTGCGCTGGCGAATTCTCTATTGGCCCACACTATCCAAGGGGATGTACCGCTGACCACCCGTCAACAAGTAGAGCGATTGTTGACAGATCCTCATACGGATTTGATTCGCTGA
- a CDS encoding DUF871 domain-containing protein — protein sequence MKRNLGVSVYPDHSDMEKDKAYLSLAKKYGFSRIFMSMLEVTDGKEAVKKKFKELIFFAKDLGYKTILDVAPNIFSELGISYDDLTFFHELGADGIRLDLGFDGNKEAMLTYNPYGLAVELNMSNDVAYLDNILTYQANTPFLYGCHNFYPQEGTALPYGFFEKCSQRFKKQGIRTAAFITSQSGKIGPWDINDGLPTLEMHRHLPVEAAAKHLFATNLIDDVIIGNAYASEEELKALGTIDRYQTEFTIEFVEEANSVEKAIVLNEQHFRRGDITDQVIRSTEVRKKYKNQENAPHDNEKEFQVGDVVIGNDQFGKYKNELQIVLVPHRDPRKNKVGQITKNELILLPFIHPWTKFKFTEK from the coding sequence ATGAAAAGAAATCTAGGTGTTTCTGTGTACCCAGACCACAGTGATATGGAGAAAGACAAAGCCTATTTGTCCCTAGCAAAAAAATATGGTTTCAGCCGAATCTTCATGAGTATGCTGGAAGTAACAGATGGCAAAGAAGCAGTGAAAAAAAAGTTTAAGGAACTGATTTTTTTCGCTAAGGATCTTGGTTATAAGACGATTTTAGATGTGGCACCAAATATTTTTTCAGAGTTGGGGATTTCTTATGATGATCTAACTTTCTTTCATGAACTGGGAGCAGACGGGATTCGTTTGGATCTTGGCTTTGATGGCAATAAAGAAGCCATGCTGACCTATAACCCTTATGGCTTGGCGGTAGAATTAAACATGAGTAACGATGTTGCTTATTTGGATAATATTTTGACTTATCAAGCCAATACGCCATTTCTTTACGGGTGTCATAACTTTTATCCGCAAGAAGGAACAGCACTGCCATATGGATTTTTTGAAAAATGCAGTCAGCGTTTTAAAAAGCAAGGAATACGAACAGCAGCGTTTATTACTTCCCAATCTGGAAAAATCGGTCCTTGGGATATCAACGATGGGTTGCCAACTTTGGAAATGCACCGACATTTGCCAGTGGAAGCTGCGGCAAAACATTTATTTGCTACAAATTTGATTGACGACGTAATTATTGGAAACGCTTATGCTTCTGAAGAAGAATTGAAAGCATTAGGAACGATAGATCGTTATCAAACCGAATTTACCATTGAATTTGTTGAAGAAGCAAACTCTGTCGAAAAAGCCATCGTTTTGAATGAACAACATTTTCGCAGAGGTGATATTACGGATCAGGTGATTCGTTCAACAGAGGTCCGTAAAAAATATAAAAATCAAGAAAATGCCCCACATGATAATGAGAAGGAATTTCAAGTAGGAGATGTGGTAATCGGAAACGATCAGTTCGGCAAATACAAAAATGAACTGCAAATCGTACTTGTTCCTCATCGTGATCCTCGGAAAAACAAGGTCGGACAAATTACAAAAAATGAATTGATTTTGCTACCTTTTATCCACCCATGGACAAAATTTAAATTTACAGAGAAGTAG
- a CDS encoding PTS sugar transporter subunit IIC encodes MDKFVGVIEQKIMPVANKIGTQRHMTAIRKGIIATMPLTIVGSFFTILLNFPIESVAAVIEPYREVLDIPFRYTVGILALYATFGIASSLAKSYRLDSLTAGILALMSFLVTAAPPLRVLENVDNVIDAGCYMNIANLGSGSLFGSIVTAIISVEIYRFFIEKKITIKMPDGVPPEVSNSFLALIPGAVILIFFWAIRHLLGFDINGFLSNLLMPLKDVLAGNSLFGGLLTVFLICFFWVLGIHGPAIMGPVIRPFWDISIAENMDAFQAGTSAHNLPNIFTEQFLQWFVWIGGAGTTLALVVLFMFSKSKYLKSLGRLSILPGLFNINEPVIFGAPIVMNPVLGIPFIVAPLITTTLSYFLTISGVVPMMAARLGFAMPAPIAAWMSTNWSVAAGILVIVNFLITLGIYYPFFKVFEKQQLAREAAEREAEAAAASEKISVVQN; translated from the coding sequence ATGGACAAATTTGTAGGGGTCATTGAGCAGAAGATCATGCCTGTTGCAAATAAAATCGGAACACAGCGACACATGACAGCAATCAGAAAAGGGATCATTGCGACAATGCCTTTGACGATCGTGGGGTCATTCTTCACCATTTTACTAAACTTTCCAATTGAATCAGTAGCAGCAGTAATCGAACCTTATCGCGAAGTATTAGATATTCCATTTCGTTATACAGTAGGTATTTTGGCATTATACGCGACATTCGGTATTGCTTCATCTTTAGCAAAAAGTTACAGATTGGACTCATTAACTGCAGGTATTTTAGCACTTATGTCATTTTTAGTTACAGCTGCACCACCTTTAAGAGTATTAGAAAATGTTGATAATGTTATTGATGCAGGATGTTACATGAATATTGCAAATTTAGGATCGGGATCTTTATTTGGTTCTATTGTGACTGCCATTATATCTGTTGAGATTTATCGCTTTTTTATTGAGAAAAAAATAACAATAAAAATGCCTGATGGTGTGCCGCCTGAAGTAAGCAACTCATTTCTAGCATTGATTCCCGGTGCTGTGATTTTGATTTTCTTCTGGGCGATCCGTCATCTTCTGGGATTTGATATCAATGGCTTTTTGAGTAATCTGTTGATGCCGTTGAAGGATGTTTTGGCCGGCAATAGTTTATTCGGTGGTCTGTTAACTGTATTTTTGATTTGTTTCTTCTGGGTATTAGGGATTCACGGACCTGCGATCATGGGACCTGTGATTCGTCCATTCTGGGATATTTCCATTGCGGAAAATATGGATGCTTTTCAAGCCGGAACTAGCGCGCATAATCTACCTAATATCTTCACTGAACAATTTTTACAATGGTTTGTTTGGATCGGCGGCGCTGGTACAACACTTGCATTAGTCGTCTTGTTCATGTTTTCAAAATCGAAATATTTAAAGAGTTTAGGTCGGCTATCTATTTTGCCAGGATTGTTCAATATCAATGAACCAGTCATTTTTGGGGCACCGATCGTTATGAATCCTGTTTTAGGTATCCCATTTATCGTTGCACCGTTGATTACAACGACACTTTCTTATTTCTTGACGATTTCCGGCGTCGTGCCAATGATGGCGGCAAGACTTGGTTTTGCAATGCCGGCACCGATCGCAGCATGGATGAGTACAAATTGGAGTGTAGCTGCAGGTATTCTTGTCATTGTCAATTTCTTGATCACTTTGGGAATCTACTATCCATTCTTCAAAGTATTTGAAAAACAACAACTTGCTCGCGAAGCTGCTGAGCGTGAAGCAGAAGCAGCAGCTGCTTCAGAGAAAATCTCTGTCGTTCAAAACTAA
- a CDS encoding PTS sugar transporter subunit IIB, translated as MSTKKIYLFCEAGMSTSMMVNKMMGVVKEHNMPLEITAYPAIRAEDIVAQEKPIAILLGPQVRFLLDKVKKQFEPQGIPVGTISPEIYGMMDGEKALKEALKLIKNKK; from the coding sequence ATGAGTACGAAAAAGATTTATTTATTTTGTGAAGCAGGTATGTCGACCAGCATGATGGTCAATAAGATGATGGGAGTAGTCAAAGAGCATAATATGCCATTAGAAATAACTGCTTACCCTGCCATCAGAGCAGAGGATATAGTGGCACAAGAAAAGCCTATTGCTATTTTGTTGGGACCGCAAGTACGTTTTCTATTAGATAAAGTAAAGAAACAGTTTGAACCACAAGGAATTCCAGTTGGAACGATTTCTCCAGAGATTTATGGAATGATGGATGGAGAAAAAGCATTGAAAGAGGCGCTGAAATTAATTAAAAATAAAAAGTAA
- a CDS encoding GrdB-related putative oxidoreductase — translation MKKIVLILNHVQAGFGSDENSTMPPGGKNAIIGPGQILNPLFKEHDAEIVATLYCGDQYYLENSQEVNKKFIGFVKKNGIDAVLCGPAMHYPKFGEMAARLAAAFQKYDVPAVAAMSIENPAVAQFRDQICIVEMPKKGGIGLNDSFKHMALITAKKAHNQSIDEFKKYVF, via the coding sequence ATGAAAAAAATTGTGCTGATTTTGAATCATGTTCAAGCGGGATTTGGAAGTGACGAAAATTCAACTATGCCGCCTGGTGGGAAGAATGCCATTATAGGTCCTGGTCAGATATTAAATCCTCTATTTAAAGAGCATGATGCAGAAATAGTTGCCACATTATATTGTGGTGATCAATACTATTTGGAAAATTCCCAAGAGGTAAATAAAAAGTTTATCGGTTTCGTAAAGAAAAATGGAATAGATGCTGTTTTATGTGGTCCTGCGATGCATTATCCAAAATTTGGTGAGATGGCAGCAAGATTAGCCGCTGCTTTTCAAAAGTATGATGTACCTGCTGTAGCCGCCATGTCTATTGAAAATCCGGCAGTGGCACAATTTCGTGATCAAATTTGCATAGTCGAGATGCCTAAAAAAGGCGGGATCGGTTTGAATGATTCTTTTAAGCACATGGCTTTGATTACAGCTAAAAAAGCACACAATCAAAGTATCGATGAATTTAAAAAATATGTGTTTTAA
- the dagF gene encoding 2-dehydro-3-deoxy-phosphogluconate aldolase, which translates to MTLTPNYLEDRICLNVLANSVENAKACYEAAEGHVVLGVLSKNYDSDEAAIEDMKKYQEATNNALSVGLGAGDPNQSQMVSRISGVLQPQHVNQVFTGVGTSRALLGQNETIINGLVSPTGKVGYVNIATGPLSSDAPEAVVPIETAIKLLKDMGGSSIKYFPMKGLAHKEEYQAVAEACGKYDFYLEPTGGIDLSNFEEIVQIAVDAGVKKIIPHVYSSIIDKETGDTKVEDVKALLDMMKNTLK; encoded by the coding sequence ATGACATTGACACCTAATTATTTAGAAGATCGGATTTGCTTGAATGTTTTAGCAAATTCTGTAGAAAATGCGAAAGCATGTTACGAAGCGGCAGAAGGACATGTCGTATTGGGGGTATTGTCCAAAAACTATGACAGCGACGAAGCAGCGATCGAAGACATGAAAAAATATCAGGAGGCAACCAATAACGCATTATCGGTAGGGTTAGGAGCAGGTGATCCTAATCAAAGCCAAATGGTTTCCCGGATCTCAGGTGTCTTGCAACCGCAACATGTGAATCAAGTCTTTACCGGTGTAGGAACTTCCCGAGCATTATTAGGACAAAACGAAACCATCATCAACGGGTTGGTCTCACCAACAGGCAAAGTCGGCTATGTCAATATCGCTACAGGACCGTTGAGCTCTGATGCACCAGAAGCCGTAGTGCCTATCGAAACAGCGATCAAATTGTTAAAAGACATGGGAGGCAGCTCTATCAAATATTTCCCAATGAAAGGCTTGGCTCATAAAGAAGAATACCAAGCAGTAGCTGAGGCTTGCGGGAAATATGATTTTTATTTGGAACCAACTGGCGGGATCGATTTATCCAACTTTGAAGAAATCGTACAAATCGCTGTAGATGCCGGCGTGAAAAAAATCATTCCTCATGTATACAGCTCGATCATCGATAAAGAGACAGGAGACACGAAAGTCGAAGACGTCAAAGCGTTACTGGATATGATGAAAAATACCTTGAAATAA
- a CDS encoding amidohydrolase/deacetylase family metallohydrolase, with amino-acid sequence MLDLIIRNAKELNQEPVEIGILDGKIQQISSKISEEAKEEVTLSDTQYLSAGWIDDHVHCYEKMNLYYDYPDKIGVSKGVTTVIDAGTTGAENIGDFYHITRDKKTNVFALLNISKWGIVEQDELADLTKIKEEKVAQALRDYPDFIVGIKARMSKSVVGENGITPLELAKKIQSDNEHLPLMVHIGSAPPELSEVLAKMEAGDVLTHCFNGKENGILDHETDKIKEVAWDAYRKGVVFDIGHGTDSFNFHVAETALKEGMKARSISTDIYVRNRNNGPVFDLATTMEKLHVVGYSWEEILTKVTATPAENFHLTTKGQLQPGFDADITIFELVDEDKELTDSNGFTRVTHQQIKPIKTIIGGVIYDN; translated from the coding sequence ATGTTAGACTTAATTATACGTAATGCTAAAGAATTGAATCAGGAACCTGTGGAAATCGGTATTTTAGATGGAAAAATCCAGCAGATTTCTTCAAAAATCTCTGAAGAAGCAAAAGAGGAAGTTACGCTTTCTGACACGCAGTACCTCTCCGCCGGCTGGATCGACGATCACGTCCATTGCTATGAAAAGATGAACCTGTATTATGATTATCCAGATAAGATCGGTGTGTCTAAAGGTGTGACCACAGTGATCGATGCCGGAACGACAGGGGCGGAAAATATCGGTGATTTTTATCACATCACTCGGGATAAGAAGACCAATGTCTTTGCGCTATTGAATATCTCTAAATGGGGGATCGTGGAGCAAGATGAACTGGCTGATTTGACGAAAATCAAGGAAGAAAAAGTAGCACAAGCACTAAGAGATTATCCAGATTTCATCGTAGGGATCAAAGCTCGGATGAGCAAATCTGTTGTTGGGGAAAATGGGATCACACCGTTAGAACTGGCGAAAAAGATCCAATCGGACAACGAACACCTGCCACTGATGGTGCATATCGGCTCTGCACCACCAGAATTGTCTGAAGTACTGGCAAAAATGGAGGCAGGAGATGTCTTGACTCATTGTTTCAATGGTAAAGAAAACGGCATTTTGGATCACGAAACAGATAAGATCAAAGAGGTTGCTTGGGACGCTTATCGCAAAGGGGTAGTCTTCGATATCGGTCATGGAACCGACAGCTTCAATTTTCACGTAGCAGAAACAGCCTTAAAAGAAGGAATGAAAGCCCGTTCCATCAGTACAGATATCTACGTGCGCAATCGCAACAATGGACCTGTATTCGATCTGGCCACTACGATGGAAAAATTGCATGTAGTTGGCTACTCTTGGGAAGAGATTCTCACAAAAGTTACCGCAACACCTGCTGAAAACTTTCATTTAACGACAAAGGGGCAGCTTCAACCAGGATTTGATGCTGATATCACCATCTTCGAATTGGTGGATGAGGATAAAGAACTGACAGATTCGAATGGCTTTACCCGTGTGACTCATCAACAAATCAAACCGATCAAAACGATTATTGGAGGCGTCATTTATGACAATTAG
- a CDS encoding OsmC family protein: MIERHLDLDADKEGMYSTTHKGNHVRIGHGDVDIAPSELLATAISGCSYGVLRTILDNRQITYDDIHVDVDWLMEDKKPNIVTEVSVHFKIKNPSADIEVLGRALNQTIKNCTIIQSVKSAIKIDEKLTVI; the protein is encoded by the coding sequence ATGATCGAAAGACATTTAGATTTAGACGCAGATAAAGAAGGAATGTACAGTACAACTCATAAAGGCAATCATGTACGTATCGGGCACGGGGATGTTGATATTGCACCAAGCGAATTACTAGCGACTGCGATTTCAGGATGCAGTTATGGTGTATTGCGGACGATTTTAGACAATCGACAAATCACTTATGATGATATCCATGTTGACGTTGACTGGTTGATGGAAGATAAAAAACCAAATATCGTCACTGAAGTCAGTGTTCATTTTAAAATCAAAAATCCATCTGCGGATATCGAAGTTCTAGGTCGTGCATTGAACCAAACGATTAAAAACTGCACGATTATCCAATCCGTAAAATCAGCGATCAAGATCGATGAAAAACTGACCGTTATCTAA
- the celB gene encoding PTS cellobiose transporter subunit IIC codes for MQVFLNWLERVLTPLAKVIGENKYLVAIRDGFLLSTPLLIVGSLFLVITNFPIPQWNDWMSAILGDNWASMLSVPASASFDVMTILAVAGIAYSLGKQFHVDAMQAAIISLVSFFIVTPYTTLFTPEGSQEIYEVSSLPLRWMGSSGLFLGMVVALISTRLFVAILRKGWTIKMPEGVPPTVVKSFEALIPSFIVVCLMCVLNWLAHLTPLNNLQEILFKFLQTPLLSLGNTLGAMIIAYLFLHFFWFFGINGSSVVGAVFNPVLRALSVENLDAFKSGNDIPNIITGQFQDMFATFGGGGSTLSLIIVMVIFCKSQRIKKLSQLSLVPGIFGINEPIIFGLPIVLNPIILVPFVLVPTINIIISYFAMSWGLVNYTNGIQLPWTTPPIISGLLVSGWQAAVLQAILIPLGMLIYYPFIKVMDDQYIKEEKEASEKVEEEINFDDFNFDEL; via the coding sequence ATGCAAGTATTTCTTAATTGGTTAGAAAGAGTTTTGACACCATTAGCGAAAGTGATTGGTGAGAACAAGTATCTTGTAGCAATTAGAGATGGTTTTTTACTATCGACACCTTTGTTAATTGTAGGTTCTCTTTTCTTAGTCATTACAAATTTTCCGATTCCCCAGTGGAATGATTGGATGAGTGCTATTCTAGGAGACAACTGGGCGAGTATGTTGTCTGTTCCGGCAAGTGCTAGTTTTGATGTAATGACAATTTTAGCTGTGGCGGGTATTGCTTACAGCTTAGGAAAACAGTTTCACGTTGATGCTATGCAAGCAGCAATTATTTCTCTTGTATCATTCTTTATTGTGACACCTTATACAACACTGTTCACCCCTGAAGGAAGCCAAGAAATTTATGAAGTTAGCAGCTTGCCTTTACGATGGATGGGATCTAGCGGTTTATTTTTAGGGATGGTCGTAGCGTTGATTTCGACTCGTTTATTTGTTGCTATTTTACGTAAAGGTTGGACGATAAAGATGCCGGAGGGGGTTCCACCGACTGTAGTCAAATCTTTTGAAGCACTGATTCCAAGCTTTATCGTTGTTTGCTTGATGTGCGTATTGAACTGGTTAGCACACTTGACTCCGCTGAATAATTTACAAGAGATTTTATTTAAGTTCTTACAAACACCTTTGCTGAGTCTCGGTAATACTTTGGGAGCGATGATCATTGCATATCTCTTCTTACATTTTTTCTGGTTTTTTGGTATTAATGGTTCAAGTGTTGTAGGAGCGGTATTTAATCCAGTTTTACGGGCACTTTCAGTAGAAAATTTAGATGCTTTTAAATCAGGAAATGATATTCCAAATATTATCACTGGACAATTCCAAGATATGTTTGCCACGTTTGGTGGAGGCGGTTCCACGTTATCATTGATTATCGTTATGGTCATTTTTTGTAAAAGTCAACGGATCAAAAAATTATCTCAGCTTTCATTAGTTCCTGGTATCTTCGGCATCAATGAACCAATTATTTTTGGATTGCCTATTGTCTTAAATCCGATTATACTTGTTCCATTTGTTTTAGTTCCAACGATCAATATTATTATTTCTTATTTTGCCATGAGTTGGGGGTTAGTGAATTACACCAATGGAATTCAGTTGCCATGGACTACACCGCCGATTATTTCGGGATTATTAGTTAGTGGTTGGCAAGCAGCAGTACTTCAGGCAATTCTGATTCCTTTAGGGATGCTGATTTACTATCCATTTATAAAGGTTATGGATGATCAATATATCAAAGAAGAGAAAGAAGCTTCGGAAAAAGTTGAAGAAGAAATTAATTTTGATGACTTCAACTTTGATGAATTATAG
- a CDS encoding DgaE family pyridoxal phosphate-dependent ammonia lyase gives MTISYEKFGLKEVINASGRMTILGVSKVSENVLAAQRFGGEHFFEMSELAIKTGAYLAELLHVEDTQIVSSASAGIAQSVAALIGQGDLYHLYHPYASRFQKREIVLPKGHNVDYGTPVEVMVNLGGGQVVEAGYANMCGPEHLEQVITEQTAAILYIKSHHTVQKSMLTVAEAAEVAKKHQLPLIVDAAAEEDLFRYIEAGADLVIYSGAKAIEGPSAGLVIGKKEYVEWVRLQSKGIGRAMKIGKDNILGFTQAVEDYLHHGSEDGDSMKARLAPFVTALNEISGITAAIVQDGAGRDIYRASVKVTGTKTAKEVINELKAEDPAIYTREYQANNGIIEFDIRSVNQEEMEKITKRLQEIM, from the coding sequence ATGACAATTAGTTATGAAAAATTCGGCTTGAAGGAAGTCATCAATGCTTCCGGACGAATGACGATCTTAGGCGTTTCAAAAGTTTCGGAAAATGTGTTGGCAGCGCAACGTTTTGGCGGTGAACATTTTTTTGAAATGAGCGAATTGGCGATCAAAACCGGTGCTTATTTAGCTGAACTGCTCCATGTAGAAGATACGCAGATCGTTTCTTCTGCATCAGCTGGGATCGCTCAGTCTGTGGCGGCATTGATCGGACAAGGAGATCTGTATCATTTGTACCATCCTTACGCATCAAGATTTCAAAAACGAGAAATCGTTTTGCCTAAAGGACACAATGTCGATTATGGAACTCCCGTTGAGGTCATGGTGAACCTTGGAGGCGGGCAAGTGGTGGAAGCCGGCTACGCCAATATGTGCGGGCCAGAGCATCTTGAACAAGTGATCACGGAACAGACCGCGGCTATTTTATATATCAAGAGCCATCACACTGTTCAAAAAAGCATGCTGACGGTAGCGGAAGCCGCAGAAGTTGCCAAGAAACATCAATTACCGTTGATCGTAGATGCGGCAGCGGAAGAAGATCTGTTCCGTTACATCGAAGCCGGAGCGGATCTGGTGATTTATTCCGGTGCCAAAGCGATCGAAGGGCCAAGTGCTGGTCTGGTCATCGGGAAAAAAGAATACGTCGAATGGGTCCGTCTTCAAAGCAAAGGGATCGGTCGGGCGATGAAGATCGGCAAAGATAACATCCTTGGATTTACACAAGCGGTGGAGGACTATTTGCATCATGGGAGTGAAGACGGCGACTCTATGAAAGCACGTTTGGCACCTTTTGTGACGGCTTTAAATGAGATCTCAGGAATCACTGCCGCTATCGTCCAAGATGGAGCAGGCCGGGATATCTACCGTGCCAGTGTCAAAGTGACAGGAACCAAAACAGCAAAGGAAGTCATTAACGAGTTGAAGGCTGAAGATCCAGCGATCTATACACGGGAATATCAAGCAAACAACGGAATCATCGAATTCGATATCCGTTCTGTCAATCAGGAAGAAATGGAAAAAATCACGAAACGATTACAAGAAATCATGTAG